A single window of Nicotiana sylvestris chromosome 5, ASM39365v2, whole genome shotgun sequence DNA harbors:
- the LOC138869465 gene encoding uncharacterized protein, giving the protein MRIVHQKIHVYTPQQNDVAERKHIHLLEFARAFKFQGHIPMEFKGHCALAATYVVNRLPSQAFDGKSPYELFFGKKPSISHLKTLGVYVLQTPYLRLISFLVELSSTTVDDSGTEGANTEDPIGATVCLISKCSIAHSHTAKDQTFVTTESSSSMINDLEAITTFPSPPVIGIYPDPLRRSQRESKEPVWLADYVTIKKSVNNVLYPIHNYVSYDDLSLSYQAYLGVFSSVLEPKTF; this is encoded by the exons ATGAGAATAGTTCACCAGAAAATCCATGTTTATacacctcaacaaaatgatgTAGCTGAGAGAAAACACATACACCTACTTGAATTTGCAAGGGCTTTCAAATTTCAAGGTCATATCCCAATGGAATTCAAGGGACATTGTGCCCTGGCTGCAACATATGTTGTTAACAGGCTACCATCACAAGCATTTGATGGTAAGTCACCATATGAGTTGTTCTTTGGCAAGAAGCCTTCTATTTCTCATCTAAAAACACTGGGTGTTTATGTTTTGCAAACGCCCTACCTAAGACTGATAAGTTTCCTAGTAGAGTTGTCAAG CACTACTGTTGATGATTCTGGTACTGAAGGTGCAAATACAGAAGATCCTATTGGTGCAACTGTGTGTCTCATATCAAAATGCAG CATTGCACATTCACATACTGCTAAAGATCAAACTTTCGTTACCACTGAAAGCTCCTCTTCTATGATCAATGATTTAGAGGCTATCACAACCTTCCCTTCTCCTCCTGTTATAGGAATATATCCTGATCCCCTTAGAAGATCACAAAGGGAATCTAAAGAACCTGTTTGGCTGGCAGATTATGTCACCATAAAGAAATCAGTTAATAATGTCTTATATCCAATCCATAACTATGTTTCCTATGATGATCTTTCTCTTTCTTACCAGGCATACTTGGGTGTTTTCTCTTCTGTTCTTGAGCCCAAAACCTTTTAG